The genomic region AGTAGACCTCGGTCGAGTCGATGATCGACACCGCCGGGCTGCCGAACCGGAACGCGGGATGCGTACCGAGGCCCGCGACCGGGTCGCGCATGAGACGCGCGAGGAGCAGGTGGTTCAGGAAGCCCTGGTGGAGGCGCTCGGGGATGCGGTGGAACTTCGAGTAGTCGGCGATCAGGTCGACGATGGCGGGCAGGTCGGGGTTCGACATGCCCTGCATGTCGACGCCGCCGATGACGAAGCCGAAGGCGTTCGCGAGCTGCGACAGCGAGCCGATCTGCGAGCGCGTGCCGAGGAGGCCGTGGCCCCACAGGGTCGGGCGGGCGGGGCGCGGCGTGCCGCCGCCGTTCAGCACCCAGTGCGGGATGTCGACCATGAACGGCACGGTCGCGTAGCCGTTCTGGCGCGGCACGCCGCCCACCAGGTTCAGGCGCGAGCCGGGGGCGTCGGCGGTCATGAAGAGCGGCGCCTGGAACGTGCCCTCGACGCGACGGAAGATGGTGGCGCTGCGGCCGAGGCCGCCGGGGCCGTCGTCGACGCTGGTCACGGTGAAGCTCGGCGTGCCGAGCGCGAACGCCTGGTCGCGCACCGCGACCATCCAGCCCGTCAGCGCCGTGGTGCTGGCGGTGGTGAAGTCCCAGGCGAGGACGAGGTCGGTGCGGGCGACGCCGGCCGCCGCGAGGCTCGCGAAGGTCGCCTCCATCGCCGGCCGTCGTGCCGCGATGCGCGCCGCGCAGGCGCTGCCGCAGGCGGCCGTCAGCTCGGCGTCGGCGGCGCCGTCACGCAGCGCCCGGAAGGCGAGGCGCGGCGTGATCGGCGTGCCCTGCGTGTCGACCAGCCGGCGGATGCCGACGACGTAGTGCGTGGCGTCGTCGAGGCGCTGGCCGGGACGGATGATGAACGCGCGCCGCGTGACGTCGGCGGTGTTCGCGTCGAGCTCGGCGAAGTGGACGACGCGGGTGCCGTCGGCCGTGGCGAGCACGGTGGGATGGCCCGCGTCGAGCGAGCGCGCGAAGCTCGTGTGGAAGGCGACGCCAGAGGCCTCGAGGTCGACGGCACGGCCGGTGTCGGGGAACAGCGTCATGATCACCGGGCCGGGGCTGAAGCCGTCGAGCGTGTTCCAGTCGGTGGGGTCGATGTGCTTGCCGGTGACGTTCGCCGGCAGCGCGTCGGCCGGGTAGGCGAGGCGCAGGCCGGTGGGCGTGGTCGGATCGGGGCGGAGGAACTGCGACGAGGGGAAGGGCAGCACGCAGCGCTCCTCGACGAGGAAGTCGCAGCCGTCGTCGGCGGGCAGGGCGAGGCCGCACAGCGCCGAGGTGGCGCCGCGCGCCGGCTTGCGGCGGGCGCCGAAGCCCTGGTCGGCAGCAGGCACGTAGTCGGCGCTCGGACGGCAGGCGAGGGCGCCGTGGCCGCGCGCGGTGCACGCGCTGGTGCAGGAGCGGACGCAGCTGCCCGCCGCGCCGGCGAGCTCCAGACGCAGGGCGCGGTCGTCGGAGCTGTTCGCCGTGGTCGCGCGCGGGTCGCGGACCTCGAGCCGCACGGTGTCGGCCTGCTGCGGGTCGACGGCGACGCGGATGCTGCCCCGGAAGCTGCCCTGGCGGTCGTAGCGCAGGCCGCTGCCCTTCGTGCGGAAGCGCGCGGCGGCAACGTCGAGCGTGTAGACGACGGCGCCGTCGTTGGCGTCGACCAGGCGCAGACGGAGGCCGCCGGCGACCAGCGCCGCCGGATCGAGACCGGCGCGGGTGACGGTGGCGCGCAGGCGCACGCGGCCGGCGGTGACGTCGAGGCCGGTCAGGTCGGCGCCGGTGCAGTCGGCGGCGCGGGCGGACGGGGCGAGAACGAGCACCGCCAGGGCGGCGGCGAGTAGGGCACGCATGCGGGCGTGGTAACGCACCCCGCGCAATCGGGGCAACGCATTTCGCACGCTCCGCCACGACGCGGAGCGGCACGGCGTTCAAGGGGCCGGCGCCGCGCGGATCGTGCTGGCCATGAAGCGACGGCCGTCGGCGAGCCAGCCTTCGATGACGAGCATCTGCCCGTCGGGCGCCTCGCGATACGGCGCGAGGACGCTCTTCGGCCCGCTCAGGAAGAGCGACGGCTTCAGCGGCTCGAGCGCGTCGCGCACGCTGGCGGCCGAGCGGCGTCCGGTGACGACCTCGAGGGCGAGCAGCTGGAACGCCCGCTGCGTGCCACCGTCGTCGACGACGAGCGACTGTGGCGTGCGGCCGTCGGCCTTCGGCGGGCCGGGGTAGCCGGTGAGGCGGATCAGCTCGGGGGCGCTGCCGTCGAACGGGGGCGCAGCGTGGGCGAGGCCGAGGCCGAGCACGACGAGCAGGCAGACCGCGCGATGGTGGAGCAGGCGCATGACCGAGAGAACCCCACGACGACGGTTGCGGCAATGGGCCTGCGCGCTGGTCCAGCGGCGGGGACGGACGTCCACGGACGTGGACCAAGAAGGAATAGGCGTTCCGAAGGTAGCTAGGCAGATCGCGCTCGGCAGGTCCGGGCCGGGGTGGAGTCGGATTTGCATCCCGTGCCCGCGTGCCGAGGGCGCGTAAGCGGCGACCGTGGAAGCGCTTCGGCTCGGTCCTGAGGCGGTGGGGGCTCTACGTCCTGGTCGCCGCCACGCTGTTCCAGCTCGACTGGTTCGGCCTCGAGGCGCGCTCGCGGGCGCGCTCGCAGGACGTGCTGAACCAGGTCTTCGCCACCAGCTATCCCACGGCGCAGCCGCACGCCGGTGGACCGAAGCCGCCCGTGGTCGTCCTCGTGACCGACGATGGGCTGCGTGCGCGGGGCGCCTCCTGGCCACCGTCCTATCGCTTCCATCGCAAGGTCCTCCAGCGCATCCACGCCTTCGGGCCCGACGGCGTGCTGATCGACGTCCTGTTCGCCGACGCGCGACCCGGCGAGCGGCTCGACGACCTGGTGCGGGCCTTCCGCAGCTACGGGTGGAGCCACACCCCGGTGGTGCTCGCCTGCGGGGCCACCTGCGACTGCGAAGCGATCCGACCGGACCTCGGGCACGACGCCGTCGACGGGCTGCGCCCGCGGCTCGGCAGCGCGCTCCAGCTGGCGCCGGTGCCGCGGCTCGCGAGCCACGTCGACGACGTCGTCCGCCGCTACCCCCTGATGCTGCCCTTGCGGGCGATCGATGCCGAGGACCCGGGCGAGGAGGTCTACGTCGGTCGCAAGCCCCGCTGTCGTACCGGCGCCTTCCAGCTCCATCGCGCCCGTCAGGTCGGCCTCGCCGCCGCCGCCATCCGCGCCGACGCCACGCGGTTCGACACGCCGCTGGAGGTGATGTGGGGCGCGCCCTGGCCGGGCCCCAGCACGCGGCGTGCGCACGTCGATTGCACGCACGTCGGCAGGCTGTCGGCGGCGGCGCGCGTCCTCGTCGGCGGCGACGTCCGCTACGCCTGCCCGTCGATGCCCGTCTTCACCGTCGCCGACCTCTACGATCCCGGCCGCGCGGGCGACGTCGCGGCGGCGATCGCCGGCGC from bacterium harbors:
- a CDS encoding CHASE2 domain-containing protein; amino-acid sequence: MPRARKRRPWKRFGSVLRRWGLYVLVAATLFQLDWFGLEARSRARSQDVLNQVFATSYPTAQPHAGGPKPPVVVLVTDDGLRARGASWPPSYRFHRKVLQRIHAFGPDGVLIDVLFADARPGERLDDLVRAFRSYGWSHTPVVLACGATCDCEAIRPDLGHDAVDGLRPRLGSALQLAPVPRLASHVDDVVRRYPLMLPLRAIDAEDPGEEVYVGRKPRCRTGAFQLHRARQVGLAAAAIRADATRFDTPLEVMWGAPWPGPSTRRAHVDCTHVGRLSAAARVLVGGDVRYACPSMPVFTVADLYDPGRAGDVAAAIAGAPVVYGMDLVGVADRFTGPIHGRQAGAHLHAMALDNLRHWGDAYVRRRSTPLWDDYGFGVADLVVAIVAGLAWAAAHEGDWWRRWARRLAGPGTWIARGVGLLPRLLYWPLALVLGLLLALAAAVPSLPAVAIVGYALFKWWALAPVNVVGQVFVTGTAELAERFLQRFGDVHAWTESLRPPPPPPPPAAVAAVQVTVVHAVTTTVASATPDHEGDLP